One genomic window of Candidatus Nezhaarchaeales archaeon includes the following:
- a CDS encoding CDP-archaeol synthase: MISLKEALEALLFIAPAYGANMAPLLLVKLVKRRHPLDFGYRLFDGKRVLGDSKSFEGSMVGIASGFLIGLIIGRPLLGFTLGLGSMIGDSAGSFIKRRLGIEPGGLLPLIDQLSFFIGALTLAYLVGFGSELSISKVFFLLLLTPVLHVFSNALAFKLGLKSKPY, translated from the coding sequence TTGATAAGCTTAAAAGAGGCTCTTGAGGCTCTGCTGTTTATAGCTCCTGCCTACGGAGCAAACATGGCTCCCTTGTTACTAGTTAAACTAGTTAAACGTAGACATCCGCTAGATTTTGGGTACCGCCTTTTCGATGGTAAGAGGGTACTTGGTGATAGTAAAAGCTTTGAGGGGTCAATGGTGGGGATAGCTTCCGGCTTCCTAATAGGTTTAATCATAGGAAGGCCGCTTCTTGGCTTTACCTTAGGCTTAGGATCTATGATTGGAGATAGCGCAGGCTCCTTTATTAAGCGCCGGCTTGGAATAGAGCCGGGCGGCCTTTTACCCTTAATTGATCAGCTTTCATTCTTCATCGGAGCCTTAACGTTAGCTTATCTGGTTGGGTTTGGCAGTGAGTTAAGCATTAGTAAGGTCTTCTTTTTGCTGTTACTAACTCCAGTCCTTCATGTATTCTCGAACGCTTTAGCTTTTAAGCTCGGATTAAAGTCAAAACCATACTAA